Proteins encoded together in one Anaerotignum faecicola window:
- the dnaK gene encoding molecular chaperone DnaK: MGKIIGIDLGTTNSCVAVMEGGSPVVIVNTDGARTTPSVVGFAKNGERLIGETAKRQAITNPDNTISSIKREMGTNYKVTIEGKSYSPQEISAMVLQKLKTDAENYLGEKVTEAVITVPAYFSDSQRQATKDAGKIAGLDVKRIINEPTAAALAYGLDNEHEQKILVYDLGGGTFDVSVIEIGDGVIEVLATSGNNRLGGDDFDKRIIDYLVQEFKKAENMDLSLDKMAMQRLKEAAEKAKKELSTVTSTNINLPFITMNQDGPKHLDVTLSRAKFDELTSDLVDATMEPVRVALKDAGLQANELDKILLVGGSTRIIAVQEAVKKITGKEAFKGINPDECVAVGAAIQGGKMSGESGAGDIMLVDVTPLSLSIETLGGVATKIVEKNTAIPTNKKQVFSTAEDNQTAVDIRVVQGERPLAKDNKELGMFRLDGIAPARRGVPQIEVTFDIDANGIVHVSAKDLGTGKEQAITITASTNLSDEEIDKAVREAEQFAEADKKRKEAIDAKNEADSLIFQTEKTLKDLEGKIDDSEKAAVESELSKLKGLVEGMQPDTMTESDVANLKSATEALTQEFYKISEKLYQQNQAAQGAAGEAPNGNPDIVDGDFQEK; this comes from the coding sequence ATGGGAAAAATTATAGGTATTGACCTTGGAACAACAAATTCATGCGTAGCAGTTATGGAAGGCGGTTCTCCTGTTGTTATTGTAAATACTGACGGCGCAAGGACAACTCCGTCTGTTGTCGGTTTTGCTAAGAACGGCGAAAGGCTTATAGGCGAAACGGCAAAAAGACAGGCTATAACAAATCCAGACAATACAATAAGCTCTATCAAAAGGGAAATGGGCACAAATTATAAAGTTACAATTGAAGGAAAAAGCTATTCGCCTCAGGAAATATCGGCAATGGTACTCCAGAAATTGAAAACAGACGCTGAAAATTACCTTGGAGAAAAGGTAACAGAGGCAGTTATAACTGTTCCGGCATATTTTTCGGATTCGCAAAGGCAGGCTACAAAAGATGCGGGGAAAATAGCAGGGCTTGACGTAAAACGTATCATAAACGAACCTACGGCGGCAGCGCTCGCTTATGGTCTTGATAATGAGCATGAGCAGAAAATACTTGTTTATGACTTGGGCGGAGGTACGTTCGACGTTTCTGTTATTGAAATAGGAGACGGCGTTATCGAAGTTCTTGCAACAAGCGGAAATAACCGTCTCGGCGGCGACGACTTTGATAAGAGAATTATCGATTACCTTGTACAGGAATTTAAAAAAGCCGAAAATATGGATTTAAGCCTTGATAAAATGGCTATGCAAAGACTTAAAGAAGCGGCTGAAAAAGCTAAGAAAGAACTTTCAACAGTTACTTCAACTAATATAAACCTTCCTTTCATTACAATGAACCAGGATGGCCCTAAACATCTTGACGTAACGCTTTCAAGGGCAAAATTTGATGAACTCACATCAGACCTCGTTGACGCTACTATGGAGCCTGTAAGGGTTGCGCTTAAAGACGCCGGGCTTCAGGCAAACGAACTTGACAAGATACTTCTTGTCGGCGGTTCAACGCGTATTATAGCCGTTCAGGAAGCTGTTAAAAAGATTACGGGCAAAGAAGCTTTCAAAGGTATTAACCCTGATGAATGTGTTGCAGTAGGCGCCGCTATTCAGGGCGGCAAAATGAGCGGCGAAAGCGGCGCCGGCGATATTATGCTTGTTGATGTTACACCTCTTTCATTAAGCATTGAGACTCTCGGCGGCGTGGCTACAAAAATTGTTGAAAAAAATACTGCAATTCCAACAAACAAAAAACAAGTGTTCTCAACTGCTGAAGACAATCAGACTGCCGTAGATATAAGGGTCGTACAGGGTGAAAGGCCTCTTGCAAAAGACAATAAGGAGCTCGGCATGTTCCGTCTTGACGGCATAGCTCCGGCAAGGAGGGGCGTTCCTCAGATTGAAGTAACATTTGATATTGACGCAAACGGCATTGTGCATGTAAGCGCAAAAGACCTTGGCACAGGCAAAGAACAGGCAATCACGATTACTGCAAGCACAAATTTAAGCGATGAGGAAATAGACAAAGCAGTAAGGGAAGCCGAACAGTTTGCTGAAGCCGACAAAAAACGCAAAGAAGCGATAGATGCAAAGAATGAAGCGGATTCATTAATATTCCAGACTGAAAAAACACTCAAAGATCTCGAAGGAAAAATTGACGACAGTGAAAAAGCGGCGGTTGAAAGCGAACTTTCTAAATTAAAAGGTCTTGTGGAAGGTATGCAGCCGGATACAATGACAGAGAGCGACGTTGCAAATCTTAAAAGCGCAACAGAGGCTTTAACGCAGGAATTTTACAAAATCAGCGAAAAACTTTATCAGCAAAATCAGGCCGCACAAGGAGCAGCCGGAGAAGCGCCAAACGGAAACCCTGATATTGTAGACGGAGATTTCCAAGAAAAATAA
- the grpE gene encoding nucleotide exchange factor GrpE, with protein sequence MDENEKEVNEMEVNHEENESDLEIHSEEAEGEIIDEAAEKLMEAEKKLNECVDKYQRVLAEYYNYRERTSKEKAAMYNDGLRDTVEKILPVIDNLERAVSAQPDKENALYKGVEMTLKQFKEILSGMGVEEIPAKGEKFDPNLHSAVSHIEDENFGENEITVEMMKGYKLKDKVIRYSMVQVAN encoded by the coding sequence ATGGACGAAAATGAAAAAGAAGTAAATGAAATGGAAGTAAACCATGAAGAAAATGAAAGCGATTTAGAAATCCATTCCGAAGAAGCCGAAGGCGAAATAATCGACGAGGCGGCCGAAAAACTTATGGAAGCTGAAAAAAAACTGAATGAGTGCGTTGATAAATACCAAAGGGTACTTGCAGAATATTATAATTACAGGGAACGTACTTCCAAAGAAAAAGCCGCTATGTATAACGATGGGCTAAGGGATACCGTTGAGAAGATACTGCCTGTAATCGATAACCTTGAAAGAGCGGTTTCGGCACAGCCTGATAAAGAAAACGCATTGTATAAAGGCGTTGAAATGACGCTTAAACAATTTAAAGAAATATTAAGCGGTATGGGCGTTGAGGAAATTCCCGCTAAAGGCGAAAAGTTTGATCCAAACCTTCATTCGGCGGTGAGCCATATTGAAGATGAAAATTTTGGTGAAAACGAAATAACCGTAGAGATGATGAAAGGTTATAAACTCAAAGATAAAGTAATCAGGTACAGTATGGTTCAGGTTGCAAATTAA
- the hrcA gene encoding heat-inducible transcriptional repressor HrcA — translation MSLSDRKMKILHAIINDYIATAEPVGSRTIAKKYDFGLSSATIRNEMSDLEEMGFIIQPHASAGRIPSDLGYRLYVDSLMQQTEIAENQKGLLMGMLQGNINQIDYLMDQTAKVLSAMTNYTSIISEPIIKSTKLNKISYLSLDSSTLVIIVAAEGAIVKNYTFNVEYMPNDDELFYAANVINKAISGNIMDGIDRSVIDRLNKELPGYGEIIGLTVKAIEKTAKSTESIQFHLSGTNNILTFPEFSDVEKAKNLMQSLEEKESLKTLLANPKNDGGDVQIYIGNESGIEEMKDCSIITTSYKFSDNITGTIGILGPTRMNYSQVVSVLSDMAKNIEQMVNALNNNKKLKKTDGNDDS, via the coding sequence ATGTCATTAAGCGATAGGAAAATGAAAATATTGCATGCTATTATAAATGACTACATTGCGACGGCAGAACCTGTTGGCAGCAGAACCATTGCAAAAAAATATGATTTTGGGCTTAGTTCCGCAACCATTAGAAATGAAATGAGCGATTTAGAGGAGATGGGCTTTATTATACAGCCGCATGCCTCCGCAGGGCGTATACCGTCGGATTTGGGATATAGGCTCTATGTCGACAGCCTTATGCAGCAGACAGAAATAGCCGAAAATCAAAAAGGTCTTTTAATGGGCATGCTTCAGGGAAATATTAACCAGATTGATTATCTTATGGATCAAACGGCAAAAGTTTTGTCGGCAATGACAAATTATACTTCAATTATTTCAGAGCCTATTATAAAAAGCACAAAGCTTAATAAAATAAGCTATCTGTCGCTTGACAGCAGCACGCTTGTCATTATTGTTGCGGCGGAAGGGGCTATTGTGAAAAATTATACGTTTAATGTGGAATATATGCCAAACGACGACGAGCTGTTTTACGCGGCGAATGTCATAAATAAAGCTATATCCGGAAATATTATGGACGGAATAGACAGATCTGTTATTGACAGGCTTAATAAAGAGCTTCCAGGATACGGTGAAATTATAGGGCTTACGGTTAAAGCCATTGAAAAAACAGCTAAAAGCACCGAAAGCATACAGTTCCATTTAAGCGGAACAAACAATATACTTACATTTCCGGAGTTCAGCGACGTTGAAAAAGCTAAAAATCTTATGCAGTCGCTAGAGGAAAAAGAATCCCTGAAAACTCTTCTTGCCAATCCCAAAAATGACGGAGGCGACGTGCAGATATATATCGGAAATGAAAGCGGTATAGAAGAAATGAAAGACTGCAGCATTATAACCACAAGCTATAAATTTTCCGATAATATAACCGGTACAATCGGTATTCTCGGGCCTACGAGGATGAACTATTCGCAGGTTGTATCCGTTTTAAGCGATATGGCTAAGAATATAGAGCAAATGGTTAATGCTCTGAATAATAATAAAAAACTTAAAAAAACAGACGGAAACGACGATTCATAG
- the hemW gene encoding radical SAM family heme chaperone HemW: protein MQDISLYIHIPFCKKKCLYCDFPSFAGLESIYEDYTNSILREICENRHEYSHMNVKTVFIGGGTPTVLPSKLMGNIIDAVFEKYNVDNGAEFTVETNPGAIDKHYLKELKSMYVNRLSFGLQAWQDDLLKKLGRIHTVKDFVANYYEARETGFDNINCDLMFSLPGQTVKQWEETLRNIIKINPEHISAYSLIIEDGTQFKEMAMEGKIAEADENTDRQMYYMAEEMLESSGYGRYEISNFSKPGFESRHNLAYWNTKEYIGFGLGAHSYNNGKRFHNTYDIGKYISSKGNIIKLREDTENLSLEEKMEEFMFMGLRLKRGVDINDFKQRFGADVWSVYKKAIEDLLYEGLLEKSGEFLRLTKLGTDLSNYVFEKFIF from the coding sequence ATGCAAGACATCAGTTTATATATACATATTCCGTTTTGCAAAAAAAAGTGTCTATATTGTGATTTTCCGTCGTTTGCCGGGCTTGAAAGCATATATGAGGATTATACAAATTCCATTTTAAGGGAAATTTGTGAAAATAGGCATGAATACAGCCATATGAATGTTAAAACTGTGTTTATCGGAGGCGGAACGCCTACCGTTTTGCCGTCTAAATTGATGGGAAATATAATAGACGCGGTTTTTGAAAAATATAATGTTGATAACGGAGCAGAATTTACAGTTGAAACAAACCCGGGGGCTATAGATAAACATTATCTAAAAGAATTGAAGTCGATGTATGTCAATAGGCTGAGTTTCGGGCTTCAGGCATGGCAGGACGATCTGCTTAAAAAGCTTGGCAGGATACATACTGTTAAAGATTTTGTTGCCAATTACTATGAAGCCAGGGAAACTGGGTTTGATAATATAAACTGCGATCTTATGTTTTCTCTTCCGGGTCAGACGGTTAAGCAATGGGAAGAAACCCTTAGAAATATTATAAAAATAAATCCGGAACATATTTCCGCATACAGCCTTATAATAGAAGACGGGACGCAGTTTAAAGAAATGGCAATGGAAGGAAAGATTGCCGAAGCCGATGAAAATACGGATAGGCAAATGTATTATATGGCGGAAGAAATGCTTGAAAGCAGCGGATACGGCCGATATGAAATAAGCAATTTTTCAAAACCCGGATTTGAAAGCAGGCATAACTTGGCTTACTGGAATACAAAAGAGTATATTGGATTCGGTCTTGGGGCACATTCGTATAATAATGGAAAAAGGTTTCATAATACTTACGATATAGGAAAATATATTTCGTCAAAAGGGAATATAATAAAACTTAGGGAAGATACGGAAAATTTATCTTTGGAAGAAAAAATGGAAGAATTTATGTTCATGGGCCTCAGGCTAAAACGCGGTGTAGATATAAATGATTTTAAACAAAGATTCGGCGCCGATGTTTGGAGCGTTTATAAAAAAGCTATTGAAGATCTTTTATACGAAGGGCTTTTAGAGAAATCAGGGGAATTTTTGCGGCTTACAAAGTTAGGGACAGATTTAAGCAATTACGTTTTTGAAAAGTTTATTTTTTAA
- a CDS encoding FapA family protein, whose translation MGEKYKNIFKNIFGKKRDISDVQDLPEEYPALSETVKEENKKNEEILAEPLQIIFNTWAEETGKEILYRPVSDYLSENAYDIEDAELFAYDLNIKKFLFQLKYFAKKRIEERNKLILESDKEDSSALEISLDFKPVIYFSKKNEIAVMIIFPPIGGGKHVEYGLLMDFLKQEGIKNGINDKLIHKIAENREYMRLFAAAKGELSEDGQDGKVIEHIPREIEILYAEDESGNVDFKEMDLFKQISKGDLICDIILPTEGKNGVDVKGNIIAAKKGKNAFVPKGINTVLSEDGTKLLAGIDGYISFQNGLFRIAEVLEISGDVDLSVGNLNFNGDIVIRGDVHGGFKINADGNIIVCGMVEDSFLNSGGDITIHKGMNGNHHGELHAKGNIRCTFLENTTIFAEGDIIVNSLVCCKVFCDRSVFVEDGLGVIIGGSIMAMQSVKARIIGTKANRKSEITLGTLPHIVNECEELKNSIKNIDEVLSVLHKNITYLRGLNELSKQKTVILSQAEEQFKLYTEKKESMLKQLEMIKNQMGLAEQATITCSVIYPPVRININGQIKNIDEMSKNAKIFLSKENEVVVSSLIEFT comes from the coding sequence ATGGGAGAAAAATATAAAAATATTTTCAAAAATATCTTTGGAAAAAAGAGAGATATTTCGGATGTTCAGGACCTGCCGGAAGAATACCCTGCTCTTTCTGAAACGGTAAAAGAAGAAAATAAAAAAAATGAAGAAATACTAGCGGAGCCATTGCAGATTATTTTCAATACATGGGCTGAAGAAACCGGTAAAGAAATCTTATACAGGCCTGTTTCCGATTATTTAAGCGAAAACGCATATGATATTGAGGATGCAGAGTTGTTTGCATATGATTTAAATATAAAAAAATTTCTGTTTCAATTAAAATACTTCGCAAAAAAAAGGATTGAAGAAAGAAATAAACTTATTTTGGAATCGGATAAAGAAGACAGCTCGGCATTGGAAATTTCCCTTGATTTTAAGCCTGTAATATATTTTTCAAAGAAAAACGAAATTGCAGTTATGATTATATTTCCGCCAATAGGCGGTGGGAAACATGTTGAATATGGATTGTTGATGGACTTTTTAAAGCAGGAGGGAATAAAAAACGGAATAAACGACAAATTAATACATAAAATAGCTGAAAACAGGGAATATATGAGGTTATTTGCAGCCGCTAAAGGTGAACTAAGCGAGGATGGCCAAGATGGTAAAGTAATTGAACATATACCGCGTGAAATTGAGATATTATACGCCGAAGATGAGTCCGGAAACGTTGATTTTAAAGAAATGGATTTGTTTAAACAAATTTCCAAAGGCGACTTGATATGTGATATTATACTTCCTACTGAAGGCAAGAACGGCGTTGATGTCAAGGGCAATATAATAGCCGCCAAAAAAGGGAAAAATGCATTTGTACCGAAAGGCATAAATACTGTATTATCAGAAGACGGCACTAAACTATTGGCGGGAATCGACGGTTATATATCTTTTCAGAACGGATTGTTCAGAATTGCGGAAGTACTTGAAATATCGGGAGATGTCGACTTATCTGTCGGAAATCTCAACTTTAACGGGGATATTGTAATCAGAGGCGATGTGCATGGAGGATTTAAAATTAATGCAGACGGAAATATAATTGTATGCGGAATGGTCGAAGATTCATTTTTAAATTCCGGCGGAGATATAACGATACATAAGGGAATGAATGGAAATCATCACGGCGAACTTCATGCCAAAGGCAATATACGTTGTACATTCCTTGAAAATACTACGATATTTGCCGAGGGCGATATTATTGTAAACAGCCTTGTATGCTGCAAAGTATTTTGCGATCGTTCGGTTTTTGTTGAGGACGGACTCGGCGTTATAATAGGCGGAAGCATAATGGCAATGCAGTCTGTAAAGGCGCGAATTATTGGAACTAAGGCGAACAGAAAATCTGAAATAACGCTTGGAACATTGCCGCATATTGTTAATGAATGTGAAGAACTTAAAAACAGTATTAAAAATATTGACGAGGTTTTATCTGTACTTCATAAAAATATAACTTATCTTAGAGGGCTGAACGAACTGTCAAAGCAGAAAACCGTTATATTAAGCCAGGCAGAAGAACAATTTAAACTTTATACGGAAAAGAAAGAAAGCATGTTAAAACAGCTTGAAATGATTAAAAATCAAATGGGATTGGCAGAACAGGCAACTATAACTTGCAGCGTTATATATCCTCCGGTCAGGATAAATATTAACGGCCAGATAAAAAATATTGATGAAATGAGCAAAAATGCAAAAATATTTTTATCAAAAGAAAATGAGGTTGTTGTTTCTTCTTTAATTGAGTTTACGTAA
- a CDS encoding chemotaxis protein CheX, with protein MLPAFDISEIIDKSVKDISKRVAKIDVSKEKINLLGKLEAPYTIFSAINGDYQIILSFCTDRAVLKAIAENMMHGKELNEDEVLIYTSEYFNILCGHVVSSINREFYLKSSFSVPKIVEGVDIPISHSHVRHQMFYDYSYGTAKIEALH; from the coding sequence ATGCTTCCGGCCTTCGACATATCTGAAATTATTGATAAATCGGTAAAAGATATATCAAAACGAGTAGCAAAAATCGACGTATCTAAAGAAAAAATTAATTTGTTAGGCAAGTTGGAAGCCCCGTACACAATTTTTTCTGCAATAAACGGCGATTATCAAATTATACTTTCCTTTTGCACAGATAGGGCTGTTTTAAAAGCAATAGCGGAAAATATGATGCATGGAAAAGAATTAAATGAAGATGAAGTTTTAATTTATACAAGCGAGTATTTTAATATACTATGCGGCCATGTTGTTTCATCAATCAACAGGGAATTTTATTTAAAATCATCTTTTTCCGTTCCAAAAATCGTAGAGGGAGTCGATATTCCAATTTCTCACAGTCATGTGCGTCATCAAATGTTTTATGACTACAGCTATGGAACGGCAAAAATCGAAGCGCTTCACTAA
- a CDS encoding response regulator, whose amino-acid sequence MSKKILIVDDSLFTFEEMKSMLSGTDYEASAHAKNGEEAFKMYAQLMPDIVTMDIILPGLSGLETSKLILGKWKDAKIVIVSSLAYDDTINKAAELGINNFIFKPFEKEELIKALDDVSK is encoded by the coding sequence ATGAGCAAAAAAATATTAATAGTTGACGATTCGCTTTTTACTTTTGAAGAAATGAAAAGTATGCTTTCAGGCACAGATTATGAGGCTTCAGCCCACGCAAAAAACGGTGAAGAGGCTTTCAAAATGTATGCGCAGCTTATGCCCGATATTGTGACAATGGACATAATACTTCCCGGTCTTTCCGGGCTCGAAACTTCAAAGCTCATTTTAGGCAAATGGAAAGACGCCAAAATAGTTATAGTAAGTTCGCTTGCATATGATGACACAATTAATAAAGCCGCTGAACTTGGAATAAACAATTTTATTTTCAAGCCTTTTGAAAAAGAAGAATTAATTAAAGCGCTTGACGACGTATCCAAATAA